In one Deinococcus fonticola genomic region, the following are encoded:
- a CDS encoding IS6 family transposase, with protein sequence MTNRKPYRHRFPLSVIGYALWLYHRFPLSQRDVQELLHERGIHVSHETLRQWNIKFAPLLTEELRHREPRRGSRWHLDEVHVVVGGIKHWLWRAVDEQGAVLDVLLQEHRDTEAAKTFFTRLLREYDVPQAIHTDKLWSYGAAIRELPVLHGVEHVQVVSSARCNNLVEQSHRPTRQRERQQIGFKRRRRTQEFLALHARTANLHRQTRTTVPASQRRVNQTSATRVWHEALQQAA encoded by the coding sequence GTGACTAACCGGAAACCCTATCGACACCGTTTCCCACTGAGCGTGATTGGGTATGCCCTGTGGCTGTACCACCGCTTTCCGCTTAGCCAACGTGATGTTCAAGAGCTTCTTCATGAACGAGGAATCCACGTCAGTCACGAAACCCTTCGCCAGTGGAACATCAAATTCGCTCCGCTCCTCACTGAGGAATTGCGCCACCGGGAACCCCGTCGGGGTTCCCGGTGGCATCTGGATGAGGTGCATGTTGTCGTTGGTGGGATCAAACACTGGCTTTGGAGAGCGGTGGATGAACAGGGTGCCGTGCTGGACGTCCTCCTACAGGAACACCGTGATACTGAGGCCGCCAAAACATTCTTTACTCGCTTGCTGAGGGAATACGACGTCCCACAGGCCATTCATACAGATAAGCTCTGGAGTTATGGTGCAGCTATCCGGGAATTACCCGTGCTCCACGGCGTGGAGCACGTCCAAGTGGTATCGAGTGCTCGCTGCAACAATCTGGTCGAACAATCACATCGACCGACCAGACAACGGGAACGACAGCAAATCGGATTCAAAAGACGACGACGAACTCAGGAATTCCTCGCTCTGCACGCCCGCACTGCCAATCTTCATCGCCAGACCAGAACCACAGTCCCAGCCAGTCAAAGACGAGTGAATCAGACCTCCGCAACGCGGGTATGGCATGAAGCGTTGCAACAAGCAGCCTGA
- a CDS encoding helix-turn-helix domain-containing protein, whose product MLSPEQVEQARQRVAAGEKKTALARELGVNRDTLYEALKS is encoded by the coding sequence GTGCTCAGCCCGGAGCAGGTTGAGCAAGCCCGGCAGCGGGTGGCTGCGGGAGAAAAGAAAACGGCCCTCGCCCGCGAGCTGGGCGTCAATAGAGATACGCTCTATGAGGCGCTGAAGAGCTGA
- a CDS encoding efflux RND transporter periplasmic adaptor subunit produces MMQAVQWEQPLHRLPRLMLWFLALSLLAAIIWASVANVRVYALVRGTLTPQLEPVQVNVPSAGRVVKNQVKLWQKVSKGDLLFTLDALSRDSQDAALQLSIQQNAATQARQDIAQAEIDLQNKQRQESSVRTVYNVGGVPRADMEAAEAAVNSAQAALRQARSRLASAEAQLKLLTLNQKVEVTSPIDGQVMQVSDLHVGQTLGAGQSMLAILPAGVPMVFKGTANEKDRPKLKTGAQVQIAWNGYPRQKYGVTKGKLSGVSPTSEVSSTGLVLYQVEVSLPRGNLTLKERPLLPGMIGEAQVLSDQRTVLQLFWDWVRGADPWS; encoded by the coding sequence ATGATGCAAGCTGTTCAATGGGAACAACCTTTGCACCGCTTGCCCCGCTTGATGCTGTGGTTCCTAGCACTCAGTCTGCTAGCCGCCATTATCTGGGCTTCCGTGGCAAATGTTAGGGTTTATGCATTGGTCAGGGGAACCCTGACCCCCCAGCTGGAGCCTGTTCAGGTGAACGTTCCGAGTGCTGGTCGTGTAGTGAAGAATCAAGTCAAGCTCTGGCAGAAGGTGAGTAAAGGAGACTTGCTGTTCACCCTAGATGCGCTGAGTCGTGATTCGCAGGACGCCGCTCTACAACTCTCGATTCAACAGAATGCAGCCACACAAGCCCGCCAGGACATTGCCCAGGCTGAGATTGACTTGCAGAACAAGCAGCGGCAGGAAAGCAGTGTGCGAACTGTTTACAACGTGGGGGGGGTGCCCCGTGCTGATATGGAAGCGGCTGAAGCGGCAGTAAACAGCGCCCAGGCCGCTCTCCGACAAGCACGATCTAGACTGGCCTCAGCAGAGGCACAGTTGAAACTGCTGACCTTGAACCAGAAAGTTGAGGTGACCAGCCCAATTGACGGGCAGGTGATGCAAGTCAGTGATCTACATGTCGGTCAGACCCTGGGGGCTGGTCAGAGCATGCTTGCCATACTTCCAGCAGGTGTTCCAATGGTGTTTAAAGGGACAGCAAATGAAAAAGACCGCCCTAAACTGAAGACAGGCGCACAGGTTCAGATTGCCTGGAATGGCTACCCACGCCAGAAATACGGCGTAACCAAAGGTAAATTGAGCGGCGTTTCTCCGACCAGTGAGGTGTCTAGCACGGGGCTGGTGCTCTACCAGGTGGAAGTGAGTCTGCCTCGTGGCAACCTTACCCTTAAAGAAAGACCGCTGTTGCCAGGGATGATTGGTGAGGCCCAAGTACTGTCAGATCAGCGTACCGTGCTTCAGTTGTTCTGGGATTGGGTGCGGGGAGCTGATCCCTGGAGCTGA